tgcctgtaatcccaacactttgggaggccaaggcgggcggatcacgaggtcaggagatcgaggccatcctgcctaacactgtgaatccctgtctctactaaaaatacaaaaaaattagccaggtgtagtggcaggcgcttgtagtcccagctacttgggaggctgaggcaggacaatggcacgaacccgggaggcggagcttgcagtgagccaagattgtgccactgcactccagcctgggcgacagagcaagactccgtctcaaaaaaaaaaaaaaaaaaaaggtcgggcgtggtggctcaagcctgtaatcccagcactttgggaggccgagacaagcagatcacgaggtcaggagatggagaccatcctggctaacacggtgaaaccccgtctctactaaaaaatacaaaaaactagccgggcaaggtggcaggcgcctgtagtcccagctactcgggaggttgaggcaggagaatggcgtaaacccgggaggcggagcttacagtgagctgagatccggccactgcactccagcctgggcgacagagcaagactccctctcaaaaaaacaaaaaaaagaaaagaaaaggaaaaagaaactgctggccgggcatagtggcgcacacttgtaatctcagtactttgggaggccgaggagggtggatcacaaggtcaggggttcaagaccagcctggccaagatagtgaaaccccgtctctactaaaaatagaaaaaaaaattggccggccttgggggcaggtgcctgtaatcccagcctcctcaggaggctgaggcgtgagaattgcttgaacccaggaggcggaggttgcagtgagccgagatcatgccaccgcactccagcctgtgtgacagagcgagactccgtctcaaaaaaaaaaaaaaaaaaaggaaaagaaaaaaaaaatgccagcccTCTGACATCTGTCATCTTGTCCCAATGCTCTGATGGCAAATCACTCCCtggagaggtgaagtgactttgGCCAACGtccctcctcccacctcgacTTCTGCCTCtgcacctggactcgggaagggacCCAGAATGAGTCCTGCACTCAGCCAAGCGGAGGCTGCACGGCCCTTCCTTCTCCTGGACTGAGGCCACCACCTCTATTGTCTGAGAGCTCCAAGGTCAGTGCTGGAGGGCTACTGAGTGTCCAGGCCTCTCTCCCACACTGAGGGTCACCCCGTGGGGCCTCTTCTTGGCTTTTCCCTAGGGCCGTGTCTCCCCCTTGACAAGTGGACATTTGGGCCATTCTCCTGGGTGGGGCTCTCCTGGGCTCTGCAGGGtgctgagcagcatccctggcctccacccattCCATGCCAGGAGCACCCCCCAAGTTGAGACAACCACAgttgtctccagacattgccaaatgtcccttatGGGGATAAAACAGCCCcagttgaaaaccactggcttatccatcctggctaacatggtgaaaccccgtctctactaaaaatacaaaaaaattagccgggcgcggtggcgggcgcctgtagtcccagctactcaggaggctgaggcaggagaatggcgtgaacccaggaggcggagcttgcagtgagccaagatcgcgccattgcactccagccagggggacagagcgagactccgtctcaaaaaaaaaaaacaaaacaaaaaaaaacgacTGGCTTAGTTCCTgcccttgtttcttttcttaaaaaatgttggcctgacatggtggctaatgtctgtaatcccaacactttgggaggctgaggcaggtggatcacctgaggtcgggagttcgagaccagccttaccaacatggtgaaaccctgtctgtactaaaaatacaaaaattagctgggcgtggtgtcgccagtctgtatgtaatcccagctactcaggaggctgaggcatgagaatcgcttgaacttgggaggcggaggttgcagtgagccgagatcatgcctctgcacttcagtctggcgacggagcgagactctgtctcaaaaaataaataaaatatatacacatatattattttattttagagacagagtctcactctgtcgcccaggttggagtgcagtggtgcaaacatggctcactgcagccttgacctccggcTGCCCTAAGGTTTCTGACTCACCTTTTGTGAAATCTCAGGGGCTGGGAAGCTGCCAACACCCTTCCCTTCTGCCCTTGGGACCTTCTCTGTCCCCTGCCCACCcaccttccctcttcctccttggAGCTTGGAGAATGTTTCCACCTCCGCCTTTCCCCCATCAGTACCTGCAATGGAGTTTCTTTGTGGAAGGCGGAAGTTCCTTGAACCAGTAAGTACATCCTCTTCTTGGCTAAAATGTGTTCCCGGCCCATGCAGGAAGCTTGTACGAAATAGAAGACATGGCCAAATTTGCTGCTGAAGGTAGAAGGAAGCCTGGGAGGTAAGTTGAAATGGAAGTCAAAGGTGTGGCTGCCTGCACTTAACCAATTATCTGAAAGCAAAACACACCAATGCCATCAGAAGGTtctagaattgtttttcttttttttttttgctttgttttttttttttttttgagacggagtctcgctctgtcgcccaggctggaatgcagtggccggatctcagctcactgcaagctctgcctcccgggtttacgccattctcctgcctcagcctcccgagtagctgggactacaggcgcccgccacctcacccagctagtttttttttttttgtattttttagtagagacagggtttcaccgggttagccaggatggtctcgatctcctgacctcgtgatccgcccgtctcggcctcccaaagtgctgggattacaggcttgagccagcgcgcccggcctgctttgtttttttgtttgtttatttttgagacagggtctcactttgtggcctgagtacctggaactacaggtgtgtgccaccacacccggctaatttttgtatttttagtagagacggggttttgccacgttggccaggttggtctcgaactcctgacctcagtctggagtatagtggtgtgatctcggctcacagcaacctctgcctcccaggttcgagcgattctcctgcctcagcctcccgagtagctgggattacaggcatgcaccaccacatccggctaatttttgtatttttggtagagatggggttttgtcatgttgtccaggctggtcttgaactcctggcctcaggcgatccgcccgtctcgccctcccaaagtgctggggttacaggcgtgagccactgcacccggcctttttttgctTGATTTATTGTTTTGGCATGGAGGCGGGTCCTGGACTTGGCTTGTCTGTCCCTGCTGAGTTAAACTGAGCTCTACACTTTTAGGACCTGCTGGGCCTGTAAATATCAGGCCCCAGCTGGGCTGGAGTGGGATGCCCTGGGGTGCGTGACTGTGCCTGGAGTTGTCACCTGAAACCACTGAAGGACCCTTGCATACGCCCGCCTGGAGCCTGAGAAAGTGGAAGTTAGGCCTTCAGGGTTCAAcaaatataccttttttttttttttttctttatgtagagacaaagtctgtctctgtcgcttaggctgcagtgcagtggtgtgatcattgctcactgcagcctccaactcctgagatcaagtgatcctcccacctcagcctccagaagagctgggactacaggcccatgccaccttgcctggctaatttttaaatttctggtggagacagggtcttgctatatttcccaggctggtcttgaatgtctggccacaagcaatcctcctgcctcactctcccaaaggTGCTAGGATAATAGGCGTGAACcagctgggcccggtggctcacgcctgtaatcccagcactttgggaggccaaggtgggtggatcacctgaggtcaggagttcgagaccaacctggccaacgtggcgaaaccccgtctccactaaaaatacaaaaattagccgggtgtggtggcacacacctgtagttccaggtactcgggaggctgaggtgggaagatcgcttgaacctgggaggtggaggttgcaatgagccgagatcgtgccactgtactccagcccgggtgacagagtgagatgccgtctctaaacataaataaataagtagtatGTGAGGCAGAGAAAACTTTTGCCCTCATAGAGCTTGACCTTCAGTGCATGgtatacagtaggtgcttaatacatGTTGATTGACCAACTGAGTGATGGTCTAGGAAGCAGACTCTCATACAACTGCCATTTCTATGAccttcatttcattttccttcttgcaCTTCTCAAAAATCCTCTTAGCATTGCCTATCTTCCCTAGCTCATGGCAATCCCAAAAATATCAGGgaccctgtttctttcttttttgtttttttgggacagagtctcagtctgtcgcccaggctggagtgcagtggcgtgatcctggctcactgcaacctccgcctcctaggttcaagcaattctcctgcctcagcctcctcagtaactgggattacaggtatgtaccacaacgcctggctaatttttgtatttttagtaaagacggggtttcgccatgttggccaggctggtctcaaactcctgacctcaaatgatccacctgccttggcctcccaaagtgctgagattacaggcgtgagtcactgggcccagcctttttttttttttgagacggggtctcactttgtcactcagcctggacctctcgggctcaagtgatcctcttgcctcagtgccccaagtagctgggactacaggcgtgtgccaccacgcctggttagtttttgtatttttagtagagacggggtttcaccatgttagccaagatggtcttgatctcctgacctcgtgatctgcccgcctcagcctcccaaagtgctgggattacaggcgtgagccaccgcgcccggcgctagttctttttttttaagagacagtcgttcgaacccaggaggttgtggtgagccgagatcgcagcattgcactccagcctgggcaacaagagcaaaactccgtctcaaaaaaaaaacaaaaaaaaataagcaaaaattagccaggcatggtgcctggctactcaggaggctgaggtgagaggatcactcatgccagagaggctgaggctgcagtgagttgtgatcataccactgccctctagcctgggcaacacagcgaggccctgtctcaaaaataaatacgtaAGCCaagcatggcggctcacgcctgtcatcccagcactttgggaggctgaggcgggcagatcacaagatcaggagttcaagaccagcctggccaacatggtgaaaccctgtctctactaaaaatacaaaaaattgctggactggtggtgggtgccagtaatcccagctatgtgggaggctgaggcaggagaattctttgaacctgggaggtggaggctgcagtgagtcgagatcacgctgttgtactccagcctgggaagcagggtgagactctgtctcaaaaaataaataggccgggcacggtggttcaagcctgtaatcccagcactttgggaggccaaggcgggcggatcacgaggtcaggagatcgagaacatcctggctaacacggtgaaaacccatctctactaaaaaatacaaaaaaactagcaggaggctgggcgcagtggctcacgcctgtaatcccagcactttgggaggccaagacgggaggatcccgggaggcggagcttgcagtgagctgagatccggccactgcactccagcctgggcgacagagcaagactctgtctcaaaaaacaaacaaacaaacaaagaaacaaacacaaaaaactagccgggcacggtggcggttgcctgtagtcccagctactcgggaggttgaggcaggagaatggcgtaaacccgggaggcggagcttgcagtgagctgagatccggccactgcactccagcctgggcaacagagtgagactccgtctcaaaaaaaaaaataaaaaataaataaataaataaataaaataaaaataaatacataaataaattaaattaaattacactTTGTTCAGCCAAGCGTTGGCCACGTGTTCTGCTTGACTGCATAATATCTGGGAATATCCCCacaaacacattttgaaaaagacATATAATTCCCCCCATAGCTCAGCAGACTCTCTGACATTTGTTCAGATTTCAGGTCTGACCTGGTGGAACTGGGGACTAGTTATTCCTTCCCTGGAAGGTCTCCCTTGCTCTTCTACCTCCActatctttttttgagagggaatctcgctctgtaacccaggctggcgtgcaatggtgcaatctcggcttactggaacctcctcctcccaagttcaggtgattctcttgcttgagcctcccaagtatctgagattacaggcatgtgccagcacgcctggctagatttttgttttttggggggcagagatggggtttcgctgtattggccaggctagtctcaaactcctgaccgcaagtgatccacctgcctcagcctcccaaagtgctggaattacaggcatgagccactgtgcctggcttacctCCACTGTCTTTCCCCATGAATACAGGACTGCCTACTTTGTCTCCTGGGGTTTTGCTGTCAGAGTGAAACTTATCTGTAAAAGAATAAGACTTCTCAGGGGCCTCTCAAAGGCAGTTGTTGGACTGAGCATTTTCCAAAGAGACTACTTTGAACCTTCATTTTGAATATCTGGGTTCTGATCAGCTCCTTATGTCTTGTTATTTTCGTGTTTTGTGTATCTGATGGTCATCGTTCTACATGACTTCCCTTAGGGAGAAATCAGGCCACTCCCTATTTCTGATAGCCCTGGAGGTTTGTTGATTGACTCTTGGATGTGTTTATTTTCCAGACCCAGGTTCCTGTCATGGCTAGGGGTGGCTGTTGGCCTCGTCCTTACCCTCCACTGGGAATGTCTTTGTCTTATGCACGTAGTCTGCcttgttgttgcaaataacattTCTGCTGTAATCGCGGGATGCCCCGGCTTCTTCACTCCACTCAATGTAACCCCTTCCCACGAGCTCCACCTTCACTATGGGGTCCACCAGGGTGCTGTTCAGGGTTAAAATCATCTTCCCTTTTATGCTGGAGCCAGCCAGGTAGATTGCATCCTTGGGCAGCACTAATTCGATCGACTTCACCACAGACATGGGGGGTTGGGGCGGTAGAGAGacatccctctccctcccccatgtCCCTGAAATTCCCGGTTCCTTGGCCCTAGTGAGGTAATCCATCTATGACATCACTCAGCTCAGAGTTCCGGGAAGTGGGGACCCCAATGGCCAGGAGGGGAGACAGAACTGTTGTTCAGGGTGGGTGGTTGATGGCGAAACTTGTAGTCCTCACTGGTTCCTTTttactggttctttttttttttttttttgagatgtagtctcgttctgttgcccaggctggagtgcaggggcaccatgttggctcactgcaagctctgccccccgggttcaagcgattctcctgcctcagcctcatgagtagctaggaccacagatgcacgccagcacgcctggctaattttttgtgtttttggtagagacagagtttcactgtgttagccaggatgtctcAATCTCCGgagcttgtgatccacccgcctcggcctcccaaagtgctgggattgcaggcgtgagccaccgcacctggcccttttcttttttttgagacaaagtctcattctgtcacccaggctggagtgtagtggtgtgatctcggctcactgtaacctcggcctcccgggttccagtgattctcccacctcagcctcctgagtacctgagattacaggcatgtgccactgcaactggctaatttttgtctttttagtagagatggggtttcaccatgttggccaggctggtctcgaacttctggcttcaagtgatccgcctgccttggcctcccaaagtgctaggattgcagtccgtgagccactgtgcctaggcGCATACACACTCATTTTCATCTTGAAGACTCTACATTTGTATTGGTCTGTACTGGAAAAAACACAGAGATATGGCCAGGACCTGGAATCTGGTGCGTACTGAAGTTGCTCAGGGCATCGTGTGCTTAATTTGAACGTTGACACCATCAGGAAGAGGCGATTCCCTGCATGAttgacatttctcttttttttttgagacgaagtctcactctgtcacccaggctgggtgcagtggcgtgatcttggctcactgcaacctccgtccccctggttcaagggattctcctgcctcgacctcccaagtagctgggatcatgggTGTGGGGGTTACAGGTGcttgcccccatgcccagctaatttttgtattttttaaatttttttgagacagagtcttgctctgtcacccaggctggagtgcagtggcgcaatctcggctcactgcaagctccgcttcccgggttcatgctattctcctgcctcagcctctcgagtagctgggactacaggcatctgccacaacgcctggctaaatttttgtatttttagtagagatggggttttactgtgttagccaggcaacaggctggtctcgatctcctgacctcgtgatctgcccatctcggcctcccaaagtgctgggattataggcgtgagcctccgcacctggccaatttttgtatttttagtagagacagggtttcgccaccttggccaggctggtcttgaactcctgacctcgtgatccatccacctcgctccgcctcccaaagtgctgggattataggcgtgagctaccacgcccggctgacaTTTCTCTTTATGCCTGCCTCTCCCCCGTTGGATGGGAAGTCCCTccagggtgagaccttgtctaagtGAACTTTGTGCCCACCAATGTCTGCGTGACTCAGGCAGGATCTGGCTCAGAcaggggtgtggggtggggctggAATCAATAAAAGTTTGTTGAATGACTTAATGCCCTCTGAGAATGTATCATTTTgcaacagggaaactgaggccctttGCACTCTAGCAGTTATTCCTGCCACCTGATTTGCACATGGGTTGGTACCTAAGAGGAAGGGACATTGAATCATAGGAGGGGCTAGGAAGTACTCATTCTCTAGCCTGGCAGGCCTTATTTCTTGTCTTGCATTATTTTATGTGATAGCTTTTGCGGGCATTGGCCTCTTGTTTCCCCAAGTCAAGCTTGTCCAACTCCTGACCCacaggccacatgtggcccaggatggaatACGGCTCAACACAAactcgtaaactttcttaaaacattaaaagatttttttgcaattttttttttgtagctcatcaggtattgttagtgttagttagttagtttgtttatttatttatttattgagatggagttttgttcttgttgcccaggctggagtgcagtggtgcaatctcggctcactgtaacctccgcctcctgggttcaaatgattctcctgcctctgcctcctgagtagctggaattacaggcacccgccaccacacccggctaatttttgtatttttagtagagacggggtttcaccatgttaggccaggctggtctcgaactcctgacctcaggtgatccgcccgccttggcctcccaaagtgctgggattacaggcataagccactgtgcctggccagtgttagtgtattttatgtgtggcccaagacaattattctttcagtgtggtccagggaagccaaaagattagacaaCCTTGCTCTAAGTGGCTTGTGagctttttttctgagatgccTGGAATAGTTTGTTACTCatgttttaaaatagcaattattactattttttttttttttttttgagacggagtctcacgctgttgcccaggctggagtgcagtggcgcgatctcggctcactgcaatctccgcctcctgggttcacgccattctcctgcctcagcctcctgagtagctgggactacaggcgcccgccaccgcgcccggctaattttttgtattttttttagtagagacggggtttcactgtggtctcgatctcctgaccttgtgatccgcccgcctcggcctcccaaagtgctgggattacaggcttgagccaccgcgcccggccttaattattactattttttgagacacagtcttgttctgtcacccaggctggagtgcagtggcgcaatcatggctccctgcagccttgatcttctgggctcaagagatcctcctgcatcagcctcctgagtaactgggactacaggtgcacaccatgcctggctaattcatttttatgttatatagtgaaagggtctcactatattgcccaggctggtctcgaactcccaggtgCAAGAGATcagccctcctcggcctcccgaagtgctgggattacaggtgtgagccactgcacccggctggacAGTTATGAACCTGagcaaatttaagaaattttgaTTTTCTCAAGATGACTAGGGAACTGGAGCCCTCAATCAACAGCCGTTGGTATCTCTTCTGCAGGGAGAGTTAGATGCCTCCTCTGTGATACTTAACTACCACTATCCAAGGTGCTTGGGCTATACCCCTCACCACGTGTACATGAAAAACGTATTCCTGgtcagtcacagtggctcacgcctgcaatcccagcactttgggaggtccaggcgggcagatcacctaaggtcaggagtttgagaccagcctggccaacatgggtgaaaccccatctctactaaaaatacaaaaattagctgggcttggtgatgcggacctctagttccagctactggggaggctgaggcagaagaattgcttgaacccaggaggtggaggttgcagagagccaagatcgtaccactagAACTGCAGGCTGGGCaccaaagcaagactccatctcaaaaagagaaagaaaaagaaaaagaaaaagaaaaaaaaaagaaaaatgtattcccTCTTTCAGCCACGTTGAGTTTTCTCAACAGCACTAACAAACGGATGATGTGTTCTGATAGAACTAGGCCAGGTTCCTGCAGCAGGTGCTATCATTTTGGAAGAGCTCAAGCCGTCTCACACCCTCAGGTGGGCCTGCTCATACCTGTAGTGTGGGTTCTACCTGGCTGATGGCTGAGGGTCCAGAATTGTGTGCAGTAGTGTTAATTGTGTACTGAGGTTGGAGACAGTGAACAGCACCATCTGGACATCGTGGATTAGAATGCAGGAGCTTCCCAAGGCTATGACAAAGgaccacaaactcagtggctgcaaaccacacatttatt
The sequence above is a segment of the Macaca nemestrina isolate mMacNem1 chromosome 20, mMacNem.hap1, whole genome shotgun sequence genome. Coding sequences within it:
- the LOC105487135 gene encoding arrestin domain-containing protein 5 isoform X1, whose translation is MSVVKSIELVLPKDAIYLAGSSIKGKMILTLNSTLVDPIVKVELVGRGYIEWSEEAGASRDYSRNVICNNKADYVHKTKTFPVEDKFHSDSKTPGDKVGSPVFMGKDSGDNWLSAGSHTFDFHFNLPPRLPSTFSSKFGHVFYFVQASCMGREHILAKKRMYLLVQGTSAFHKETPLQNPLLVEAEEKVSYNCCRQGTICLQIQMEKNTFMPGEKVVFTTEINNQTSKCIKTVIFALYAHVQYEGFTPGAERRSRLDSSELLRQEANTHMTRFNTTKIVSTFNLPVLLSVSSSTRDGEIMHTRYELVITVHLPWSLTSLKAKVPIIITSASVDSAGCQSSEDGVLPVSPDHQN